A region from the Paraburkholderia youngii genome encodes:
- a CDS encoding glycosyltransferase family 4 protein — MNHDVLEKNLLRPATRGALDELTSVPGMQPAVRRTTPRADRNVRIAIVHDWLVTYAGAEKVLEQIIACFPDADLFSLVDFLDDRSFLRGKTVTTSFIQKLPLARSKYRSYLPLMPLAIEQLDVSAYDVVISSSHAVAKGILTGPDQVHISYVHSPIRYAWDLQHQYLQQSKLTNGPKSALARLILHYIRNWDIRTSNSVDGFIANSAFIARRIKKVYQRDAQVIFPPVDVDAFTLCTQKEDFYLTASRMVPYKKIDLIVEAFARMPERKLVVIGDGPDMAKIRAKAGPNVEIMGYQPFKVLKDRMSRAKAFVFAAEEDFGISVVEAQACGTPVIAYGKGGALETVRDLSEPNPTGMFFDEQDADSIIAAVNRFDELGHRFQPEHCRGNAEQFSAAHFRERFFAQVRAAVPALRAATLPPYTPYRPGAQSAANVPRILAVDQSGVLGGAELSLLEIVKALRSRIEVVLFDDGPFNTALAKTGVEVSVLDAGVLKNVRKQGGSLPKGQALKGLISLVRATAKRARNADVIYANTQRAMVIGAVAGKLARRPVVWHLRDIVSAEHFGGKQLAIIKWCARLGLTHVIANSAASAQAFAKLTRFDGKRIDVVFNGIDAEPFDALRTVPQAVLRERLNLPRDAFLVGSFSRLARWKGQHVLLEAMVLNPQMHAVLVGAALFGEDQYEMELRAFVAAHALGERVHFLGFQHDIAACMCAVDAVVHTSITPEPFGRVIVEGMLAQRPVVASRAGGVLEIIEDYENGVLCTPGDAHALADTLAELRSNGDLRDKLVENGYRTAQERFGTRSYVDGVAGILKSVAGR, encoded by the coding sequence ATGAATCACGACGTCCTTGAAAAAAACCTGTTGAGGCCTGCGACGCGCGGCGCGCTCGACGAACTGACGAGCGTGCCAGGCATGCAGCCGGCAGTGCGCCGTACCACGCCGCGCGCGGACAGAAACGTGCGCATTGCGATCGTGCACGATTGGCTCGTCACCTACGCGGGCGCGGAGAAAGTGCTCGAGCAGATCATCGCGTGCTTTCCCGATGCGGACCTGTTCAGCCTCGTGGACTTTCTCGACGATCGCAGCTTCCTGCGCGGCAAGACGGTGACGACGTCGTTCATCCAGAAACTGCCGCTCGCGCGCAGCAAGTACCGCTCGTATCTGCCGCTGATGCCGCTCGCGATCGAACAGCTCGACGTGTCGGCGTACGACGTGGTGATTTCGAGCAGTCACGCGGTCGCCAAGGGCATTCTCACCGGTCCCGACCAGGTGCATATCAGCTACGTGCATTCGCCTATCCGCTATGCGTGGGATTTGCAGCATCAGTATCTGCAGCAGTCGAAGCTGACCAACGGCCCGAAGTCGGCACTCGCCCGGCTGATTCTGCATTACATACGCAACTGGGATATCCGCACGTCGAACTCGGTCGACGGCTTCATCGCGAACTCGGCGTTCATCGCGCGACGCATCAAGAAGGTGTATCAGCGCGACGCGCAAGTGATCTTCCCGCCGGTCGATGTCGACGCGTTCACGCTGTGCACGCAGAAGGAAGACTTTTATCTGACCGCGTCGCGGATGGTGCCGTACAAGAAAATCGATCTGATCGTCGAGGCGTTCGCGCGGATGCCCGAGCGCAAGCTCGTCGTGATCGGCGACGGACCCGACATGGCGAAGATCCGCGCGAAGGCGGGGCCGAACGTCGAGATCATGGGCTATCAGCCGTTCAAGGTGCTGAAGGACCGCATGAGCCGCGCGAAGGCATTCGTGTTCGCGGCCGAAGAGGACTTCGGCATTTCGGTGGTCGAGGCGCAGGCTTGCGGCACGCCGGTGATCGCCTACGGCAAGGGCGGGGCGCTCGAAACCGTGCGCGATCTGTCGGAGCCGAACCCGACCGGCATGTTCTTCGATGAACAGGATGCCGACTCGATCATCGCTGCCGTGAATCGTTTCGACGAGCTTGGGCACCGGTTCCAGCCGGAGCATTGCCGCGGCAACGCCGAGCAGTTTTCGGCCGCGCATTTCCGCGAGCGCTTTTTCGCGCAGGTGCGCGCGGCGGTGCCCGCGCTGCGCGCCGCGACGCTGCCGCCCTATACGCCATATCGGCCGGGCGCGCAGAGCGCAGCGAACGTGCCGCGCATTCTCGCCGTCGATCAGAGCGGCGTGCTCGGCGGCGCCGAGCTGTCGCTGCTCGAAATCGTCAAGGCGCTGCGCTCGCGCATCGAGGTCGTGCTGTTCGACGACGGGCCGTTCAATACCGCGCTCGCGAAGACCGGCGTCGAGGTCTCCGTGCTCGATGCCGGAGTGCTGAAAAACGTGCGCAAGCAGGGCGGTTCGCTGCCGAAAGGTCAGGCATTGAAGGGGCTCATCTCACTCGTGCGTGCCACCGCGAAACGGGCGCGCAATGCGGACGTGATCTACGCGAATACGCAGCGTGCGATGGTGATCGGCGCAGTGGCCGGCAAGCTCGCGAGACGGCCGGTGGTCTGGCATTTGCGCGACATCGTCAGCGCCGAGCATTTCGGCGGCAAGCAGCTCGCGATCATCAAGTGGTGCGCGCGGCTCGGCCTCACGCACGTGATCGCCAATTCGGCAGCGTCGGCGCAGGCGTTCGCGAAGCTCACGCGGTTCGACGGCAAGCGCATCGACGTCGTATTCAATGGGATCGACGCGGAGCCGTTCGACGCGTTGCGCACGGTGCCGCAAGCGGTGCTGCGCGAGCGCCTGAATCTGCCGCGCGACGCGTTCCTCGTCGGCTCGTTCAGCCGCCTTGCGCGTTGGAAGGGACAGCATGTGCTGCTCGAAGCGATGGTGCTCAATCCGCAGATGCATGCGGTGCTGGTCGGCGCGGCGCTGTTCGGCGAGGACCAGTACGAAATGGAACTGCGTGCCTTCGTTGCCGCACACGCGCTGGGCGAGCGGGTGCATTTTCTCGGCTTCCAGCACGATATTGCCGCCTGCATGTGCGCGGTCGACGCGGTCGTGCATACGTCGATCACGCCGGAGCCCTTCGGCCGAGTGATCGTCGAGGGGATGCTCGCGCAGCGGCCGGTCGTGGCGTCGCGCGCGGGCGGCGTGCTCGAAATCATCGAGGACTACGAGAACGGCGTCCTGTGTACGCCGGGCGACGCGCATGCGCTCGCCGATACGCTCGCCGAATTGCGCTCGAACGGCGACTTGCGCGACAAGCTGGTCGAGAACGGCTATCGGACCGCCCAGGAGCGTTTCGGCACGCGCAGCTATGTGGATGGGGTCGCGGGGATTCTGAAGAGTGTGGCGGGGCGGTAG
- a CDS encoding flippase — MDKGILRNVAINFFGLVLPTFVSLVTVPAYIRLLGVERYGVISLVWTLIGYFGILDLGMSMAAQNHISKARASGDQRESARVFWSATWLNLTTGVVGGLIIYFGAFLYTAYFTKVSPELQHEVYMALPWLAVAIPIANVSWVFAGAINGAERFGVYNTNQTIGTFLFQLLPLGAALWLGATLQNVLAAAVVARILAALLLGRYALKVLEIRSIEPPRLGVSKGLFNFGGWMLIASVTTMVADSLDRVMLGSRLGARFVTYYTVPQNLVTRLNIVPTALVRTLFPRLSAVGRADADTITQQSLEFLNGVFTPVALVAMLVLEPFLHLWVGNEIATVAAPVGRIMIVAVWLVGQANVTRILIQSQVNPATAARIGLVELPLFAGALWLGITHFGLTGAAVAVSARALFDYAVLLHFAAIRARQIVLDMLAHLAFLLASLWLASFLPSLALAIAAGLLMVGANVAWSITMTPALRNLARSLLLRLNPRKSA, encoded by the coding sequence ATGGACAAAGGCATTCTCAGGAACGTAGCGATCAATTTTTTCGGGCTCGTGCTGCCGACGTTCGTGTCGCTCGTGACCGTGCCGGCGTATATCCGGCTGCTCGGCGTCGAGCGCTACGGTGTGATCAGTCTCGTGTGGACGCTGATCGGCTACTTCGGGATTCTCGATCTCGGCATGAGCATGGCCGCGCAGAACCATATTTCGAAGGCGCGCGCGTCGGGCGATCAGCGGGAAAGCGCGCGCGTGTTCTGGAGCGCGACGTGGCTCAATCTGACGACCGGCGTGGTCGGCGGTTTGATCATCTACTTCGGTGCGTTCCTGTACACCGCGTATTTCACGAAGGTGTCGCCCGAGCTGCAGCACGAAGTGTATATGGCGCTGCCGTGGCTCGCGGTCGCGATTCCGATCGCGAACGTGTCGTGGGTGTTCGCGGGCGCGATCAATGGCGCGGAACGCTTCGGCGTCTACAACACGAATCAGACCATCGGCACGTTCCTGTTCCAGCTTCTGCCGCTCGGTGCCGCGTTGTGGCTCGGCGCGACCTTGCAGAATGTACTCGCCGCGGCCGTGGTCGCGCGGATTCTCGCGGCGCTGCTGCTCGGCCGCTACGCGCTGAAAGTGCTTGAGATACGCAGCATTGAACCGCCGCGGCTCGGCGTCTCGAAAGGGCTGTTCAACTTCGGCGGCTGGATGCTGATCGCGAGCGTGACGACGATGGTCGCCGATTCGCTCGATCGCGTGATGCTCGGATCACGCCTCGGCGCGCGTTTCGTCACGTACTACACGGTGCCGCAGAATCTCGTCACGCGTCTGAACATCGTGCCGACCGCGCTGGTGCGCACGCTGTTTCCGCGGCTGTCGGCGGTCGGCCGCGCGGATGCCGACACGATCACGCAGCAGTCGCTCGAATTTCTCAACGGCGTGTTCACGCCGGTCGCGCTCGTTGCGATGCTGGTGCTCGAACCGTTCCTGCATCTGTGGGTCGGCAACGAGATCGCGACGGTCGCGGCGCCCGTCGGCCGCATCATGATCGTTGCCGTGTGGCTCGTCGGCCAGGCGAACGTGACGCGCATCCTGATTCAGTCACAGGTCAATCCAGCCACCGCCGCGCGCATCGGGCTCGTCGAGTTGCCGCTGTTCGCCGGCGCATTGTGGCTCGGGATCACGCATTTCGGGCTGACGGGCGCGGCGGTCGCGGTTTCCGCGCGCGCACTGTTCGACTACGCGGTACTGCTGCATTTCGCGGCGATCCGCGCGCGCCAGATCGTGCTCGACATGCTCGCCCATCTCGCCTTCCTGCTCGCCAGCCTGTGGCTCGCGAGCTTCCTGCCGAGCCTCGCGCTCGCGATCGCCGCTGGCTTGCTGATGGTCGGCGCGAACGTCGCGTGGTCGATCACGATGACGCCCGCCTTGCGCAATCTTGCGCGTTCACTGCTATTGCGACTGAATCCGAGGAAAAGCGCATGA
- a CDS encoding acyltransferase family protein — MTASALPLAPSHSRIVQLDGLRAIAVLAVFAQHALKAPLWMGVDLFFVLSGFLISGILLDRKSRQQSYFSYFYARRARRILPPYLLLMAVSSVLFGLAWAQHWYWYAFFATNIGDALNQSGHESLNVLWSLAVEEQFYIFWPFVILLVPERLLGGVAAALIVLVPLLRALATPWFDSFWPIYYLTPFRLDLLAAGALLAVAVRRDRNALEPYKGLAVLGALAALAVLAWLHLHFPRFRAANTPLSNAGLYSVSLVLCTSIVVIALQSKGIVKRLLCNPVLVYIGTISYTIYLIHLSVLYVVWPLHLNRYLSAVIALAITLVYASITWFAFEKRLIFATRGTRAAATAGASVARQAPQSRA, encoded by the coding sequence ATGACAGCCAGCGCATTGCCCCTCGCGCCCTCCCATTCCCGCATCGTGCAACTCGACGGTCTGCGTGCGATCGCCGTGCTAGCGGTATTCGCACAGCACGCGTTGAAAGCGCCGCTATGGATGGGCGTCGATCTGTTTTTCGTTTTGAGCGGCTTTCTCATCAGCGGCATCCTGCTCGATCGCAAGTCGCGTCAGCAGTCGTATTTCAGCTATTTCTATGCGCGGCGCGCGCGCCGCATCCTGCCGCCGTACCTGCTGCTGATGGCCGTGTCGTCGGTGCTGTTCGGCCTCGCGTGGGCACAGCACTGGTACTGGTACGCGTTTTTCGCGACCAATATCGGCGATGCGCTCAATCAAAGCGGTCACGAAAGCCTCAACGTGCTGTGGTCGCTCGCGGTCGAAGAGCAGTTCTACATCTTCTGGCCGTTCGTGATCCTGCTCGTACCCGAGCGTCTGCTCGGCGGCGTGGCGGCGGCGCTGATCGTGCTGGTGCCGCTGCTGCGCGCGCTTGCGACGCCGTGGTTCGATTCGTTCTGGCCGATCTATTACCTGACGCCGTTCCGCCTGGATCTGCTCGCGGCCGGCGCGCTGCTCGCGGTGGCCGTGCGGCGTGATCGAAATGCGCTCGAACCGTACAAGGGACTCGCGGTGCTCGGCGCGCTCGCCGCCCTCGCGGTGCTGGCATGGCTGCATCTGCACTTCCCGCGTTTTCGCGCGGCGAACACGCCGTTGTCGAATGCGGGGCTCTATAGCGTGTCGCTGGTGCTGTGCACGTCGATCGTGGTGATCGCACTGCAGAGCAAGGGCATCGTCAAGCGACTGTTGTGCAACCCCGTGCTCGTTTATATCGGCACGATCAGCTACACGATCTATCTGATTCACCTGAGCGTGCTGTACGTGGTGTGGCCGCTGCATCTGAATCGCTATCTTAGCGCCGTGATCGCGCTAGCGATCACGCTCGTGTACGCGAGCATCACATGGTTCGCGTTCGAGAAGCGCCTGATTTTCGCCACGCGCGGCACGAGAGCGGCGGCGACTGCCGGCGCCAGCGTTGCGCGGCAAGCACCGCAAAGCCGCGCATGA
- a CDS encoding SGNH/GDSL hydrolase family protein yields MNHLAVVAARVLGVVSALTLLAPTTSAAVDEPPTSSPTQVLIDAYGDSTTLGITCSDGHCGPQARNAVTYLQQALQAHDGERVRVTNYGVGGTMAWQLRDGTGNRRAGPTGGLPWRERLAVSSARIVLINYGINEVMQSQTPEQFYAAETSLVQTARALGKQPVLQTSNPMPDNRLNAMLATMVAMTRRVAAEQQVPLVDQYEYVSGLPDWKSLMSDGAHPKPELYRLKAEQDYRVVEPLVRRLLDETH; encoded by the coding sequence ATGAACCACCTGGCCGTTGTTGCTGCCCGCGTGCTGGGCGTCGTGTCGGCGCTGACGTTACTCGCGCCGACAACGAGCGCGGCCGTGGACGAGCCGCCAACGTCATCGCCGACGCAAGTGCTGATCGACGCGTACGGCGATTCGACCACGCTCGGCATCACCTGCAGCGATGGCCACTGCGGCCCGCAAGCGCGCAATGCCGTCACGTATCTGCAGCAGGCGTTGCAGGCGCATGACGGCGAGCGCGTGCGCGTCACGAACTACGGCGTCGGCGGCACGATGGCCTGGCAGTTGCGCGACGGCACCGGCAATCGCCGCGCGGGACCGACGGGGGGCCTGCCGTGGCGCGAACGTCTCGCCGTCTCGTCCGCGCGAATCGTGCTGATCAACTACGGCATCAACGAAGTGATGCAAAGCCAGACGCCCGAGCAGTTCTACGCGGCCGAAACATCGCTTGTGCAAACGGCGCGAGCACTCGGCAAGCAGCCTGTTTTGCAGACCTCGAACCCGATGCCCGATAACCGGCTCAACGCGATGCTGGCGACGATGGTCGCGATGACGCGACGCGTGGCCGCCGAACAGCAGGTGCCGCTCGTCGATCAATACGAGTATGTGAGCGGCCTGCCCGACTGGAAATCGCTGATGTCGGACGGCGCGCATCCGAAACCGGAGTTGTACCGGCTGAAGGCCGAACAGGACTATCGAGTCGTCGAACCGTTGGTGCGGCGACTGCTTGACGAAACACATTGA
- the gmd gene encoding GDP-mannose 4,6-dehydratase, whose translation MSQPRKAIITGVSGQDGAYLTKLLLDKGYHVTGTYRRTSSVNFWRMRELGVLDHPNLRLVEHDLTDLGSTLRLLDGTQADELYNLAAQSFVGVSFDQPVTTAEVTGVGALNLLEGLRILSPKTRFYQASTSEMFGLVQAVPQRESTPFYPRSPYGIAKLFAHWSTINYRESYNLFASSGILFNHESPLRGREFVTRKITDTVAKIKLGKQDVLELGNLSAQRDWGFALEYVEGMWRMLQADAPDTFVLATGRTETVRDFVRMAFTAAGFQLEWSGKDERETGINVATGKTLVRVNPKFYRPAEVDLLIGCADKARDTLGWQPRTSLEQLCQMMVQADIARNEHHETF comes from the coding sequence ATGAGCCAACCACGCAAAGCGATCATCACCGGCGTATCCGGACAGGACGGCGCCTATCTGACCAAGCTGCTGCTCGACAAGGGCTATCACGTGACCGGCACCTACCGGCGCACGAGTTCGGTCAACTTCTGGCGCATGCGTGAGCTTGGCGTGCTCGATCATCCGAATCTGCGTCTGGTCGAACACGACCTCACCGACCTCGGCTCGACGCTGCGTCTGCTCGACGGCACGCAGGCCGACGAGTTGTACAACCTCGCCGCGCAGAGCTTCGTCGGCGTGTCGTTCGACCAGCCGGTGACCACCGCCGAAGTGACCGGTGTCGGCGCGCTGAATCTGCTCGAAGGCCTGCGTATCCTGAGCCCGAAGACGCGCTTCTACCAGGCATCGACCTCCGAGATGTTCGGTCTCGTGCAGGCGGTGCCGCAACGCGAAAGCACGCCGTTCTACCCGCGCAGCCCGTATGGCATCGCGAAGCTGTTCGCGCACTGGTCGACGATCAACTATCGCGAGTCGTACAACCTGTTCGCGAGCAGCGGCATTCTGTTCAATCACGAATCGCCGCTACGTGGCCGAGAATTCGTCACGCGCAAGATCACCGACACGGTCGCGAAGATCAAGCTCGGCAAGCAGGACGTGCTCGAACTGGGCAACCTCAGCGCGCAGCGCGACTGGGGCTTCGCGCTCGAATACGTCGAGGGCATGTGGCGCATGTTGCAGGCCGACGCTCCGGACACCTTCGTGCTCGCGACCGGTCGCACCGAAACGGTTCGCGATTTCGTGCGCATGGCGTTCACGGCGGCCGGCTTCCAGTTGGAATGGTCGGGCAAGGACGAGCGCGAGACCGGCATCAATGTCGCAACCGGCAAGACGCTCGTGCGCGTGAACCCGAAGTTCTATCGGCCGGCCGAAGTGGACCTGCTGATCGGCTGCGCGGACAAGGCGCGCGACACGCTCGGCTGGCAACCGCGAACCTCCCTCGAACAGCTGTGCCAGATGATGGTGCAGGCGGACATCGCACGCAACGAGCACCACGAGACGTTCTAA
- a CDS encoding response regulator produces MAKILVVDDSSTVREEVAGFLAKNGLDVATAIDGKDGLTKLKTDSNIRLIVSDVNMPNMDGLTMVEKIRGELANKTVNVIMLTTESSPAMKERGKAAGVKGWIVKPFKGEAVLETFRKLAG; encoded by the coding sequence ATGGCAAAGATTCTGGTGGTGGACGATTCGAGCACGGTACGCGAAGAAGTGGCGGGCTTTCTGGCGAAAAACGGTCTGGACGTCGCGACCGCCATCGACGGCAAGGATGGTCTTACGAAGCTGAAGACGGATTCGAATATCCGCCTGATCGTAAGCGACGTGAACATGCCGAACATGGACGGCCTGACGATGGTCGAAAAAATTCGCGGCGAACTCGCGAACAAGACCGTCAACGTGATCATGCTGACGACCGAAAGCAGCCCAGCAATGAAGGAGCGCGGCAAGGCCGCCGGCGTGAAGGGCTGGATCGTCAAACCGTTCAAGGGCGAAGCGGTGCTGGAGACGTTCCGCAAACTGGCGGGTTGA
- a CDS encoding chemotaxis protein CheX, with translation MNTSKPVSKVLVLDDCPAHAQALKLFFDEHNLIALKVRDSSRLGSVLATNIDLGGVLLADNYGGSVEQAATTAARINKLRPELPVILRSSGNAPLEQLPKPLKNAACAHFHGADLTALREAVDQYIFSLDFPNALVRGIAEITEARLATLFDGVTVQRDTPSVVRDRIIFGEVFSLIPLEGTWCRGYMLMQAEEEPLLGMIERDRAARGPGMGAAQAGFRDLNNVLGELTNLIWGAFKDRFLAARNAREASQVQVPLLVNHKHRYISFGSDNPQLRFQYRLSHAASGQSVSIDQRFVFNLSWSPEDFSENTVDVDDLVESGELDLF, from the coding sequence ATGAATACCAGCAAGCCCGTCAGCAAGGTGCTCGTGCTCGACGACTGTCCGGCACACGCGCAAGCGCTGAAACTCTTTTTCGACGAGCACAATCTGATAGCACTGAAGGTGCGCGACAGCAGCCGCCTCGGCTCGGTGCTCGCCACCAATATCGATCTCGGCGGCGTTCTGTTGGCGGACAACTACGGTGGATCGGTCGAACAGGCGGCGACGACCGCGGCGCGGATCAATAAGTTGCGCCCCGAACTGCCGGTAATCCTGCGTTCGAGCGGCAACGCGCCGCTCGAACAGCTTCCGAAGCCGTTGAAGAACGCGGCATGCGCGCATTTCCATGGCGCCGATCTGACGGCGCTGCGTGAAGCCGTCGATCAATACATCTTCAGCCTCGACTTCCCGAATGCGCTCGTGCGCGGCATCGCCGAGATCACGGAAGCGCGGCTCGCCACGTTATTCGACGGCGTCACCGTGCAACGCGACACGCCGAGCGTCGTACGCGATCGCATCATCTTCGGCGAGGTGTTCAGCCTGATTCCGCTCGAAGGCACCTGGTGCCGCGGCTATATGTTGATGCAGGCCGAAGAGGAACCGCTGCTCGGAATGATCGAGCGCGATCGCGCCGCACGCGGTCCCGGCATGGGCGCGGCGCAAGCAGGCTTTCGCGATCTGAACAATGTGCTCGGCGAATTGACGAATCTGATCTGGGGCGCGTTCAAGGACCGGTTCCTCGCTGCGCGGAACGCTCGCGAAGCGAGCCAGGTGCAGGTGCCTCTGCTCGTCAATCACAAGCACCGCTATATCTCGTTCGGCTCGGACAATCCGCAGTTGCGGTTTCAATACCGATTGAGCCACGCGGCGAGCGGACAGTCGGTGTCGATCGACCAGCGCTTCGTTTTCAACCTGAGCTGGTCACCCGAAGATTTTTCTGAAAACACGGTGGATGTCGACGATCTCGTCGAGTCCGGCGAACTGGATCTGTTTTGA
- a CDS encoding methyl-accepting chemotaxis protein: MFESYLVVAGVGGIVCALATGIYYRRGLRASAETQRVDTLARQALEQQLDAALQAGEQANGERAALEAMLADLRAQAEQGERNRESLQASLDAASTRSDEWRQHATRIAHEAARLKTLTITFERWHEQMISLMSQNRDMHKKNQELSSIVQHVLIVSLNASIEAARAGTAGRGFSIVAGEVRSLASRSQELSKSYQESLHRNDLTTAATFQDIQAGGKMITASLGGVEALATQFQSRLEQAAA; encoded by the coding sequence GTGTTTGAAAGCTATCTTGTGGTCGCAGGCGTTGGCGGTATCGTCTGCGCGCTCGCGACGGGAATTTATTATCGTCGGGGGCTTCGCGCCAGTGCGGAAACGCAGCGTGTCGACACGCTCGCGCGGCAAGCCCTCGAGCAGCAACTCGACGCGGCGCTCCAGGCCGGCGAGCAGGCCAACGGCGAGCGCGCCGCCCTGGAGGCGATGCTCGCCGATCTGCGCGCGCAGGCCGAGCAGGGCGAGCGCAATCGCGAATCATTGCAGGCGAGCCTCGACGCCGCGAGCACGCGAAGCGACGAATGGCGGCAGCATGCGACGCGGATCGCGCACGAGGCCGCCCGACTGAAGACGCTGACGATCACGTTCGAGCGCTGGCACGAGCAGATGATTTCGCTGATGTCGCAGAACCGCGACATGCACAAGAAGAACCAGGAACTGTCGTCGATCGTGCAGCACGTGCTGATCGTTTCGCTGAATGCGTCGATCGAAGCGGCGCGCGCCGGCACCGCGGGTCGCGGCTTTTCGATCGTCGCGGGCGAAGTGCGCTCGCTCGCGTCGCGCTCGCAGGAACTGTCGAAGAGCTATCAGGAGAGTCTGCATCGCAACGATCTGACGACCGCGGCGACGTTCCAGGACATCCAGGCCGGCGGCAAGATGATCACGGCGTCGCTCGGCGGCGTCGAAGCGCTGGCGACCCAGTTTCAATCCAGGCTCGAGCAGGCCGCAGCGTGA